The following proteins come from a genomic window of Cetobacterium somerae ATCC BAA-474:
- a CDS encoding PTS sugar transporter subunit IIA: MKLSSYLSEDKIISNLKGETFEELITNLLKELAKTNKQVKVEQEIMKRAILKRESEASTYIGNGVAIPHARLEYFDDIIVSIAFPEKHVTMKNVMGEEEPVDFIVLIVADVLKNKNILKIMSGISRLCLKNKDVFKEILKYKSPEKTIEILNKMKIEIDHNITAEDLFTTSILPAKENNTLEDIAKRIIMDRVSGIPVVDNHNNFLGEITERELISFGMPKHTTILNDLSFLTVGEPFENYLVNEKITTIKDLYRTEGIITIDKDASLMEISYIFMNKGVTRIYVLENNKYVGLIFRSDIIKKILHI; this comes from the coding sequence ATGAAGTTGTCCAGTTATCTTTCAGAAGATAAGATTATATCTAACCTAAAAGGAGAAACCTTTGAGGAACTTATTACAAATTTACTTAAAGAACTTGCTAAAACAAATAAGCAAGTTAAAGTAGAACAAGAGATTATGAAAAGGGCTATTTTAAAAAGAGAGAGTGAAGCTTCTACGTATATTGGAAATGGTGTTGCAATTCCTCACGCTAGACTTGAATACTTTGATGATATCATTGTTTCTATCGCTTTTCCTGAAAAACATGTAACTATGAAAAATGTAATGGGTGAAGAAGAACCTGTTGATTTCATTGTTCTTATTGTTGCTGATGTTTTAAAAAATAAGAATATCCTTAAAATTATGTCTGGAATCTCTAGACTTTGCCTTAAAAATAAAGATGTTTTTAAAGAGATTTTAAAATATAAATCTCCTGAAAAAACAATTGAAATTTTAAATAAAATGAAAATTGAAATAGATCATAATATTACCGCTGAAGACTTATTTACCACATCTATACTCCCTGCTAAAGAAAATAACACTCTAGAAGATATTGCAAAAAGAATTATTATGGACAGAGTTTCTGGAATCCCAGTAGTTGATAATCATAATAACTTTTTGGGAGAAATTACAGAGCGAGAACTTATTTCTTTTGGTATGCCTAAACATACTACTATTTTAAATGATTTAAGTTTTCTTACCGTAGGTGAACCTTTCGAAAATTATTTAGTAAATGAAAAAATAACAACTATAAAAGATCTGTATAGAACAGAAGGAATAATTACAATTGATAAAGATGCTTCCCTTATGGAGATATCATATATATTTATGAATAAAGGTGTTACAAGAATTTATGTTCTTGAAAATAATAAATATGTTGGTCTTATATTTAGGTCCGATATAATTAAGAAAATTTTACATATATAA
- a CDS encoding MerR family transcriptional regulator: MYSIKTVSEMVGLSSHTIRYYDKCGLMPYIARNKNGIRSFSQDDIFWIEIIKCLKNTGMTIEDIKSIVDLSLKGDQTKEERLAILLEHRKKILEQIEELNNNLKKLDLKIAWYENNSISCK; this comes from the coding sequence ATGTATTCAATTAAAACTGTTTCTGAAATGGTCGGTCTTTCGTCTCATACAATTAGATACTATGACAAATGTGGTTTAATGCCATATATCGCTCGAAATAAAAATGGAATTCGTTCCTTTTCTCAAGATGATATATTTTGGATTGAAATAATTAAGTGTCTTAAAAATACTGGAATGACTATTGAAGACATTAAATCAATTGTCGATTTAAGTTTAAAAGGAGATCAGACAAAAGAGGAAAGACTAGCTATTCTTTTAGAACATAGAAAAAAAATATTAGAACAAATTGAAGAATTAAATAATAATTTAAAGAAACTTGATTTAAAAATTGCTTGGTATGAGAATAATTCTATTTCTTGTAAATAA